One region of Qipengyuania gaetbuli genomic DNA includes:
- a CDS encoding SDR family NAD(P)-dependent oxidoreductase, whose product MSKTILIVGASRGIGLGLAREFKARGWNVIATERSHSDELHALGGVRIETMDVTDPASFEGFDTPLDALIVNAGITGARHQSAEQATGEEVAEVMMTNAFGPVRLAKTLLPRVADGGTIAFMTSLMGSIKDSSGGYELYRTSKCALNMLAKGVAEQDAGPRNIATLALHPGWVQTDMGGPNAPTSVDESVKGLADVVESAGGGEFRYVDYTGKDLPF is encoded by the coding sequence ATGAGCAAGACCATCCTCATCGTCGGCGCATCGCGCGGCATCGGCCTCGGCCTCGCGCGCGAATTCAAGGCGCGCGGCTGGAACGTGATCGCGACCGAACGCTCGCACAGCGACGAACTTCATGCCCTTGGCGGTGTTCGGATCGAGACGATGGACGTGACCGATCCTGCCAGTTTCGAAGGCTTCGACACCCCGCTCGACGCGCTGATCGTAAATGCGGGCATCACCGGCGCACGCCACCAGTCGGCCGAGCAGGCAACGGGCGAGGAAGTGGCAGAGGTCATGATGACCAACGCCTTCGGCCCGGTGCGGCTGGCCAAGACGTTGTTGCCCCGCGTGGCGGATGGCGGGACAATCGCCTTCATGACCTCGCTGATGGGCTCGATCAAGGACAGTTCGGGCGGATATGAACTCTACCGCACCAGCAAGTGCGCGCTCAACATGCTGGCCAAGGGCGTGGCGGAGCAGGATGCCGGACCGCGCAACATCGCGACGCTGGCGCTCCATCCCGGCTGGGTCCAGACCGACATGGGCGGGCCCAATGCGCCGACCAGCGTCGATGAAAGCGTGAAAGGCCTTGCCGATGTAGTCGAGAGCGCGGGTGGAGGAGAGTTTCGCTACGTCGACTACACCGGCAAGGACCTGCCGTTCTAG
- the mutS gene encoding DNA mismatch repair protein MutS has protein sequence MSGKPTPMMQQYLALKREAGNALLFYRMGDFFELFFEDAKVASGVLDIALTSRGEHAGEPVPMCGVPVHAAEGYLARLIKAGCRVAIAEQTETPDEAKERAKREGTPTSKALVARDIVRFVTAGTLTEEALLEPRRANLLVAIAPVRDGVGLASCDISTGRMELEECAPQALDAALARLGASEIVAPDDWEGAPAEVIPRPRPDFRSEEGEARLKAVHGVATLDGLGDFTRPMLAAAGGLVAYLDHAGRGTLPFLLPPVARGSGAHLAMDAATRASLEILEAQGGGRAGSLIACVDRCSTGAGARQLAEDLSAPLADRGAIEERLAAVQHFHTDPLLRADLRAVLRQAPDIGRALGRLVAGRGSPRDLGQIRDGLSEARRIRDMLAASPDLPPLLHRMTGALGGHAALVDHLARALVPSPPTERSHGGFIAAGYDHSLDALREASGNARKAIAALEAKYRDETGTPSLKIKHNKVLGYFIEVPAKHGDKLMAADSGFTHRQTMAGAVRFNSVGLHEEATRIAEAGGHALATEDAHFEVLLGEVVAAREAIAATAAALARVDVSAALAERAVEGDWSRPEMLDVPCLEVTGGRHPVVEQALAKAGERFVANDCALGPDDRLWLIGGPNMGGKSTFLRQNALVLLLAQAGSFVPATSARIGLADRLFSRVGASDNLARGRSTFMVEMVETAAILSQATERSFVILDEVGRGTSTYDGMALAWAVVEAVHEQLKCRCLFATHYHELARLADTCDALSLHHVRAREWKGELVLLHELAKGAADRSYGLSVAKLAGVPAPVIRRAKAVLDKLEKGRLETGGLAAGLGDLPLFAASLEAPEAADDGLRKMLEALDVDTLSPREALEKLYELKAEAGSTKV, from the coding sequence ATGTCCGGCAAGCCTACCCCGATGATGCAGCAATATCTCGCGCTGAAACGCGAGGCCGGCAATGCGCTGCTGTTCTACCGTATGGGCGACTTCTTCGAGCTGTTTTTCGAGGATGCGAAAGTGGCCTCGGGCGTGCTCGATATCGCGCTTACCAGCCGGGGCGAACACGCGGGCGAGCCTGTGCCCATGTGCGGCGTGCCCGTGCATGCGGCGGAAGGCTATCTCGCCCGCCTGATCAAGGCGGGTTGCCGCGTTGCCATCGCCGAACAGACCGAAACGCCCGACGAGGCCAAGGAGCGGGCGAAGCGCGAAGGCACACCGACGTCGAAGGCGCTGGTTGCACGCGATATCGTGCGCTTCGTCACCGCCGGCACGCTGACCGAGGAGGCGCTGCTCGAGCCGCGCCGGGCCAACCTGCTGGTCGCCATCGCGCCGGTACGTGACGGCGTGGGCCTTGCTTCCTGCGACATCTCGACCGGGCGGATGGAACTGGAAGAATGTGCGCCGCAAGCGCTCGACGCGGCACTGGCGCGGCTCGGGGCAAGCGAAATCGTCGCGCCCGATGATTGGGAGGGTGCGCCTGCCGAGGTCATTCCCCGCCCGCGCCCTGATTTCCGCAGCGAGGAAGGCGAAGCGCGTCTGAAGGCGGTCCACGGCGTCGCAACGCTCGACGGGCTCGGGGATTTCACACGGCCCATGCTGGCGGCTGCGGGCGGGCTGGTCGCCTATCTCGACCATGCCGGGCGCGGCACGCTGCCGTTCCTCCTGCCTCCCGTCGCCCGCGGCAGCGGCGCGCATCTCGCCATGGACGCAGCGACTCGCGCCAGCCTCGAAATCCTCGAAGCGCAAGGCGGCGGACGGGCAGGCTCGCTCATCGCCTGTGTCGATCGCTGTTCGACCGGGGCAGGTGCAAGGCAGCTGGCCGAAGACCTTTCCGCCCCGCTCGCCGACCGGGGTGCGATCGAGGAGCGGCTGGCCGCGGTCCAGCATTTCCACACCGATCCCCTGCTTCGCGCCGACCTGCGCGCAGTGTTACGACAGGCGCCCGATATCGGCCGTGCGCTGGGCCGCCTCGTCGCCGGGCGCGGCAGCCCGCGGGATCTCGGCCAGATCCGCGACGGCCTGTCCGAAGCGCGGCGCATTCGGGACATGCTGGCCGCAAGCCCCGACCTGCCCCCTCTGCTCCACCGGATGACGGGCGCCCTCGGCGGCCATGCAGCCCTGGTCGACCACCTCGCCCGCGCGCTCGTACCCTCCCCGCCGACCGAGCGTAGCCACGGCGGCTTCATTGCGGCCGGCTATGACCACTCGCTCGACGCGCTGCGGGAAGCTTCGGGCAATGCCCGCAAGGCCATCGCCGCACTGGAAGCGAAATACCGCGACGAGACCGGGACGCCCTCGCTCAAGATCAAGCACAACAAGGTGCTCGGCTATTTCATCGAGGTGCCTGCCAAGCACGGCGACAAGCTGATGGCAGCCGACAGCGGCTTCACTCATCGCCAGACCATGGCAGGCGCGGTGCGGTTCAATTCGGTCGGCCTGCACGAGGAGGCGACCCGTATCGCCGAAGCAGGCGGCCACGCACTCGCTACCGAAGACGCGCATTTCGAGGTGCTGCTCGGCGAAGTCGTGGCTGCGCGCGAGGCTATCGCAGCCACTGCTGCCGCGCTTGCCCGCGTCGATGTGTCCGCGGCGCTCGCCGAACGGGCAGTGGAAGGCGACTGGTCGCGGCCCGAAATGCTCGACGTGCCCTGCCTCGAAGTGACCGGCGGGCGTCACCCGGTCGTGGAGCAGGCATTGGCCAAGGCGGGCGAGCGTTTCGTCGCCAACGATTGCGCCTTGGGACCGGATGACCGCCTGTGGCTAATCGGCGGCCCGAACATGGGCGGCAAGTCGACTTTCCTGCGCCAGAACGCGCTGGTCCTGCTGCTGGCCCAAGCTGGCAGCTTCGTACCTGCCACCTCGGCGCGGATCGGCCTTGCCGATCGCCTGTTCAGCCGCGTGGGGGCATCGGACAACCTCGCACGCGGACGTTCCACCTTCATGGTCGAAATGGTGGAAACCGCCGCCATCCTGTCGCAGGCGACCGAGCGCAGCTTCGTCATTCTCGATGAAGTGGGGCGCGGCACGTCGACCTATGACGGCATGGCGCTGGCGTGGGCGGTGGTGGAGGCCGTGCACGAGCAGCTGAAGTGTCGCTGCCTGTTCGCAACGCACTACCACGAGCTGGCCCGCCTTGCCGACACCTGCGATGCGCTATCGCTCCACCACGTGCGGGCGCGCGAGTGGAAGGGCGAGCTCGTCCTGCTCCACGAGCTCGCGAAGGGGGCGGCGGATCGCAGCTACGGTCTGTCGGTCGCCAAATTGGCTGGCGTGCCTGCGCCGGTCATCCGGCGGGCCAAGGCGGTGCTCGACAAGCTGGAAAAGGGCCGTCTGGAAACCGGTGGACTTGCTGCCGGACTTGGCGATTTGCCGCTTTTCGCTGCCAGCCTCGAAGCGCCGGAAGCGGCGGACGACGGCTTGCGCAAGATGCTCGAAGCGCTCGACGTCGACACGCTAAGCCCGCGCGAGGCGCTGGAAAAACTCTACGAACTCAAGGCCGAGGCCGGGTCAACGAAGGTTTAA
- a CDS encoding NAD-dependent succinate-semialdehyde dehydrogenase codes for MITTTNPATGETIAEYETLDANGIDAKLEAATRAYRDWRTSPVELRTKLLARLSDRYLERKEELARLAVTEMGKPITQARSEVEKCASLFAYLAEHGPPMLESEFWELGDGGRAEGRWLPQGPVLAVMPWNFPYWQVVRFLAPTILAGNVGVLKHASIVQGVAHKMEELVLEAGGPEGLFQNLCVSSDPIADVIADTRIVAATLTGSEGAGSAVAAQAGKHLKKVVLELGGSDPFIVMPSADIDKAVEDAVFARIQNNGQSCICGKRTIVHADIHDAFADKFIAALKAIEPGDPMDDDTKLGPLSSEGQRDTVLEQVEKAKQEGCTLLFGAKKLDRPGAWMTAGLLTDVPLASETGTDEIFGPVGQIYQAKDIEEAITIANAIPFGLGSAVWTSDEEEREIFANRIEAGMTTFNAVNGSKIEAPFGGIKKSGFGRELSHHGLHEFMNLKTLVYPAEG; via the coding sequence TTGATTACCACCACCAACCCCGCCACCGGCGAAACCATCGCCGAATACGAAACGCTCGATGCGAACGGTATCGATGCGAAGCTGGAGGCGGCAACGCGGGCCTATCGCGACTGGCGCACCAGCCCCGTGGAGCTTCGGACAAAGCTACTTGCGCGGCTGTCGGACCGCTATCTCGAACGCAAGGAAGAGCTCGCAAGGCTCGCGGTGACCGAGATGGGCAAGCCGATTACGCAGGCGCGCTCCGAAGTCGAAAAATGCGCCAGCCTGTTCGCCTACCTGGCCGAACACGGGCCGCCGATGCTGGAATCCGAATTCTGGGAACTTGGCGATGGCGGCAGGGCCGAAGGGCGGTGGCTGCCACAGGGGCCGGTGCTGGCCGTCATGCCGTGGAACTTTCCGTATTGGCAGGTGGTCCGCTTCCTCGCCCCCACCATCCTTGCCGGTAACGTCGGCGTCCTCAAACACGCCAGCATCGTGCAGGGCGTCGCGCACAAGATGGAAGAACTGGTGCTGGAAGCCGGCGGGCCCGAAGGCCTGTTCCAGAACCTGTGCGTCTCGTCCGACCCGATTGCCGATGTCATCGCCGACACCCGCATCGTCGCCGCCACGCTCACGGGAAGCGAGGGCGCGGGCAGCGCGGTCGCCGCGCAGGCGGGCAAGCACCTGAAGAAGGTCGTGCTGGAACTCGGCGGATCTGACCCCTTCATCGTCATGCCGTCCGCCGACATCGACAAGGCAGTGGAGGACGCGGTTTTCGCGCGCATCCAGAACAACGGCCAGTCCTGCATCTGCGGCAAGCGGACCATCGTCCATGCCGATATCCATGACGCCTTTGCCGACAAGTTTATCGCTGCACTGAAGGCAATCGAGCCGGGCGATCCGATGGACGACGACACGAAACTCGGCCCGCTTTCGAGCGAAGGGCAGCGCGACACCGTGCTCGAACAGGTCGAGAAGGCGAAGCAGGAAGGCTGCACGCTCCTGTTCGGCGCGAAGAAACTCGATCGCCCCGGGGCGTGGATGACCGCTGGCCTGCTCACCGACGTGCCGCTCGCCAGCGAGACCGGTACGGACGAGATATTCGGACCCGTGGGCCAGATCTACCAGGCCAAGGACATCGAAGAGGCGATCACCATCGCCAATGCCATCCCCTTCGGCCTCGGCTCTGCTGTCTGGACCAGCGACGAGGAAGAGCGCGAAATCTTCGCCAACCGCATCGAGGCGGGCATGACGACCTTCAACGCGGTCAACGGATCGAAGATCGAGGCGCCCTTCGGCGGCATCAAGAAATCGGGCTTCGGGCGCGAATTGTCGCACCACGGCCTGCATGAATTCATGAACCTCAAAACGCTGGTCTACCCGGCAGAAGGATAA
- a CDS encoding outer membrane protein — protein sequence MKKIIALAAIGAGFAAAPAMAQDQNAAPGGLHIGVIGGYQGLDVDAADGSATASADSAVYGITAGYDLSLGSAFVGLEGELSTSDGSTSFPDSFGGAREGLEANGQYYVGARAGFAITPGIAAYGKAGYTALDTKAFTESGSLSDLDENADGFRYGAGLQFQLPGALEAKVEYRRSKYNDLADLDQGDATTDQLVAGVGFRF from the coding sequence ATGAAGAAAATCATCGCGCTCGCCGCCATCGGTGCAGGCTTCGCAGCCGCGCCGGCCATGGCGCAGGACCAGAACGCCGCTCCGGGCGGACTCCATATCGGCGTGATCGGCGGCTACCAGGGCCTCGACGTGGATGCAGCCGACGGCAGTGCCACCGCCAGCGCCGACAGCGCCGTCTACGGCATCACGGCCGGCTACGACCTCAGCCTCGGCAGCGCCTTCGTCGGCCTCGAGGGCGAGCTGTCGACCAGCGACGGTTCGACCAGCTTCCCGGACAGCTTCGGCGGTGCGCGTGAAGGTCTTGAAGCCAACGGGCAGTATTATGTCGGCGCGCGCGCCGGCTTCGCCATCACGCCTGGCATCGCGGCTTACGGCAAGGCCGGTTACACCGCGCTCGACACCAAGGCCTTTACCGAAAGCGGTTCGCTGTCGGATCTCGACGAGAACGCCGACGGCTTCCGCTACGGCGCGGGCCTGCAGTTCCAGCTGCCCGGCGCGCTGGAAGCGAAGGTCGAATACCGCCGTTCGAAGTACAACGACCTGGCCGATCTCGACCAGGGCGATGCCACGACCGACCAGCTGGTTGCAGGTGTCGGTTTCCGGTTCTGA
- a CDS encoding aminotransferase class V-fold PLP-dependent enzyme, protein MRACWADAMIGSQRHLFSIPREVHYLSCAYMAPLSQAVSAAMVEGARLKEQPWDFRPPDFFRVVEDFRSKAAGLAGVDADCIAVVPSVSYAISVAANNLSLGPGRKVVTLGDQFPSNVYPWQEKAKREGGEVIAVQRPSQDCWTGAVLDAIGEDTAIVAVPNCHWADGRVVDLVRVGERCREVGAALVLDLTQSLGAMPLDFPAVKPDFAVAACYKWLMGPYGIGMLYVDPKHHGGEPIEHNWINRAGSEDFARLVDYREDFQPGARRFDMGEKSNAPLLMGAGAALDFLTGHGVDAIAETLAAKTQAIADEAATLGLGAAPLGTRAAHFLGLEFPGGLPAGLPEKLAEAQVFVSARGQSLRVTPHLYNDEADSAALLDTLRQVLA, encoded by the coding sequence GTGCGGGCGTGCTGGGCTGACGCCATGATCGGTTCGCAGCGCCACCTGTTCTCGATCCCGCGCGAGGTCCACTACCTCAGCTGCGCCTATATGGCGCCGCTCTCGCAGGCGGTCAGCGCGGCGATGGTGGAAGGCGCGAGGCTGAAGGAACAGCCGTGGGATTTCCGCCCGCCAGACTTCTTCCGCGTGGTCGAGGATTTCCGGTCCAAGGCGGCGGGACTGGCCGGGGTCGATGCCGATTGCATCGCCGTGGTGCCGTCCGTGAGCTATGCGATATCCGTCGCGGCGAACAACCTCTCGCTGGGGCCGGGCCGCAAGGTGGTAACGCTGGGCGACCAGTTTCCTTCCAATGTCTATCCCTGGCAGGAAAAGGCCAAGCGCGAAGGCGGCGAGGTGATTGCGGTGCAGCGCCCGTCGCAGGATTGCTGGACCGGCGCCGTGCTCGACGCGATCGGCGAGGATACCGCTATCGTTGCTGTGCCGAACTGCCACTGGGCCGACGGGCGCGTGGTCGACTTGGTGAGGGTCGGCGAACGGTGCCGCGAAGTCGGCGCCGCGCTGGTGCTGGACCTGACCCAGTCGCTGGGCGCAATGCCGCTCGATTTCCCGGCGGTGAAGCCCGATTTCGCGGTTGCTGCCTGCTACAAGTGGCTGATGGGCCCTTATGGCATCGGCATGCTCTACGTCGATCCGAAGCACCACGGGGGCGAGCCGATCGAGCACAATTGGATCAACCGCGCGGGCTCGGAGGATTTTGCCCGGCTGGTCGACTACCGCGAGGATTTCCAGCCCGGTGCGCGGCGTTTCGACATGGGCGAGAAGTCCAATGCCCCGCTGCTGATGGGGGCGGGCGCAGCGCTCGATTTCCTGACCGGTCACGGGGTCGACGCGATCGCCGAGACACTTGCCGCGAAGACACAGGCGATCGCCGACGAGGCGGCAACACTCGGCCTGGGCGCAGCGCCGCTCGGCACGCGTGCGGCGCATTTCCTCGGGCTCGAATTCCCCGGCGGCCTGCCAGCGGGGCTGCCAGAGAAACTGGCGGAAGCGCAGGTGTTCGTTTCGGCCCGCGGCCAGTCGCTGCGCGTCACTCCGCATCTCTACAATGACGAGGCGGATTCGGCGGCGTTGCTGGACACGCTCCGGCAGGTTCTCGCCTAG
- a CDS encoding NADP-dependent malic enzyme, protein MDDEKPTAFTTREALFYHETIRPGKIEIIASKPMASQRDLSLAYSPGVAAPVEAIAANPQDAAKYTARSNLVAVISNGTAILGLGNLGALASKPVMEGKAVLFKRFADVDSIDLELDTEDPDKFIEAVALMEPSFGGINLEDIAAPECFIIEQALRERMNIPVMHDDQHGTAIISAAGLINACHLTGRKLEDVKMVVNGAGASALACTALIKSVGVRHENVIVCDRSGPIYPGRDGVDQWKSAHAVETEARSLEEALEGADVFLGLSAAGALKPEWVARMADKPIIFAMANPVPEIMPEDAKAVRPDAIIATGRSDYPNQVNNVLGFPFIFRGALDVQATAINEEMKIAAARAIAELARERVPEEVAAAYGVTHQFGEEYIIPAPFDPRLMEVVSSAVAQAAMDSGVAQAPIENMEEYRHKLKARLNPTTAALTNIYELAKANPKRMVFAEAEEEVALRAAIQFRDFGYGEPILVGRTEKVREKLVELAVEDPDDWIIENSAVSDKVPAMVDYLYKRMQRRGYTERDVGRMVNQERNVFAALLVALGHGDGMISGLTRTFAQTAREVGRVLDAKPGAVPFGIHMMIGKNQTTFLADTTINERPSAEQLAHIARETAAVARRMGHEPRVAFMSYSTFGNPSGQWLANIRDAVALLDADPNVNFEYEGEMAPDAALNPKVMTLYPFSRLSGPANVLIMPGLQSANLSAKLLRELGGETTVGPMMIGMEKPVQIAPMTSIAPDILTLAVLASAGVLG, encoded by the coding sequence ATGGACGACGAGAAACCGACCGCATTCACCACGCGCGAGGCGCTGTTCTACCACGAGACCATCCGTCCCGGTAAGATCGAGATCATCGCATCGAAGCCGATGGCGAGCCAGCGCGACCTGTCGCTTGCCTATTCGCCAGGCGTCGCCGCGCCGGTGGAAGCGATTGCAGCCAATCCGCAGGATGCCGCGAAATACACCGCGCGCTCGAACCTCGTCGCGGTGATCTCCAACGGCACCGCCATTCTCGGCCTCGGCAATCTGGGCGCACTGGCTTCGAAGCCGGTGATGGAAGGCAAGGCCGTCCTGTTCAAGCGCTTCGCCGATGTCGATTCCATCGATCTCGAACTCGACACCGAAGATCCCGACAAGTTTATCGAGGCGGTCGCGCTGATGGAGCCGAGCTTCGGCGGCATCAACCTCGAAGACATCGCCGCGCCCGAATGCTTCATCATCGAGCAGGCGTTGCGCGAACGCATGAACATCCCGGTCATGCATGACGACCAGCACGGCACCGCGATCATTTCCGCCGCCGGACTCATCAACGCCTGCCACCTGACCGGCCGCAAGCTCGAGGACGTGAAGATGGTGGTCAACGGGGCGGGGGCCTCGGCGCTCGCCTGCACCGCGCTGATCAAGTCGGTCGGCGTGCGCCACGAGAACGTGATCGTGTGCGACCGTTCGGGCCCGATCTACCCGGGGCGCGATGGCGTCGACCAGTGGAAGAGCGCGCATGCGGTCGAAACCGAGGCCCGCAGCCTCGAAGAAGCGCTCGAAGGTGCCGACGTCTTCCTCGGCCTGTCGGCAGCTGGCGCACTGAAGCCCGAATGGGTCGCGAGGATGGCGGACAAGCCGATCATCTTCGCCATGGCCAATCCGGTGCCGGAAATCATGCCCGAGGACGCCAAGGCGGTCCGCCCCGATGCGATCATCGCCACCGGGCGCAGCGACTATCCCAACCAGGTCAACAACGTGCTGGGCTTCCCCTTCATCTTTCGCGGCGCGCTCGACGTGCAGGCGACCGCGATCAACGAGGAAATGAAGATTGCAGCTGCCCGGGCCATCGCGGAACTGGCGCGCGAACGCGTGCCCGAGGAGGTGGCCGCCGCCTACGGCGTGACCCACCAGTTCGGCGAGGAATACATCATTCCCGCGCCCTTCGATCCGCGTCTCATGGAAGTCGTCTCCAGCGCGGTCGCGCAGGCGGCGATGGATTCGGGCGTCGCGCAGGCCCCGATCGAGAACATGGAGGAATACCGCCACAAGCTGAAGGCGCGCCTCAACCCCACCACGGCCGCGCTGACCAATATCTACGAACTCGCCAAGGCCAATCCCAAGCGCATGGTCTTTGCCGAAGCGGAAGAAGAAGTCGCGCTGCGCGCCGCGATCCAGTTCCGCGATTTCGGCTATGGCGAACCGATCCTCGTCGGTCGCACGGAGAAGGTGCGCGAGAAGCTGGTCGAACTGGCGGTGGAGGATCCGGACGACTGGATCATCGAGAACTCGGCTGTGTCGGACAAGGTCCCGGCCATGGTCGACTATCTCTACAAGCGCATGCAACGCCGCGGTTATACCGAGCGCGACGTGGGCCGCATGGTCAACCAGGAGCGCAACGTCTTTGCTGCTCTGCTGGTGGCGCTGGGCCATGGCGACGGGATGATCTCGGGCCTTACCCGCACCTTCGCGCAGACCGCGCGCGAGGTTGGCCGTGTCCTCGATGCAAAGCCCGGCGCAGTGCCCTTCGGCATCCACATGATGATCGGCAAGAACCAGACGACCTTCCTTGCCGACACGACCATCAACGAGCGGCCGAGCGCCGAACAGCTGGCCCACATCGCGCGCGAGACAGCTGCCGTCGCGCGCCGCATGGGGCACGAACCGCGCGTCGCCTTCATGTCCTATTCCACCTTCGGCAATCCGTCGGGCCAGTGGCTGGCAAATATCCGCGATGCGGTGGCGCTGCTCGATGCAGATCCGAACGTGAACTTCGAGTACGAGGGCGAAATGGCGCCCGATGCCGCGCTCAACCCCAAGGTCATGACGCTCTATCCCTTCAGCCGCCTGTCGGGTCCGGCCAACGTGCTGATCATGCCCGGCCTGCAATCGGCGAACCTGTCGGCCAAGCTGCTGCGCGAACTCGGCGGCGAGACGACGGTCGGCCCGATGATGATCGGGATGGAAAAGCCGGTGCAGATCGCGCCGATGACCTCGATTGCGCCCGATATCCTGACGCTGGCAGTGCTGGCGAGTGCGGGCGTGCTGGGCTGA
- the trmB gene encoding tRNA (guanine(46)-N(7))-methyltransferase TrmB, translated as MSAHKEGDPTTLNRLYGRSQGKPLRAAQQELVDKLLPQIAVPEEGPVTAERLFGFDRPLHFEIGFGAGEHLAYRADLLPDHGFIGAEPFLNGVAQALTHVRDGGLANVRIQHGDALQALARVPDGGLTMLYLLHPDPWPKAKHAKRRMMNDGPVRMIADKLKPGGEFRFGTDHPIYLRHALMVMRRFTDEFEWLVDGRQSWENRPSGWCETRYEHKARNTYGHEVWYFRFRRR; from the coding sequence ATGTCTGCACACAAGGAAGGCGATCCGACCACGTTGAACCGGCTCTACGGGCGTAGCCAGGGCAAGCCCCTGCGTGCGGCCCAGCAGGAGCTTGTCGACAAGCTGTTGCCGCAGATCGCGGTGCCCGAAGAAGGGCCGGTCACCGCCGAGCGCCTGTTCGGCTTCGATCGCCCGCTCCATTTCGAAATCGGCTTCGGCGCAGGCGAGCACCTCGCCTACCGCGCCGACCTGCTGCCCGACCACGGCTTCATCGGCGCAGAGCCCTTCCTCAACGGGGTGGCGCAGGCGCTGACGCATGTGCGCGACGGCGGCCTGGCCAATGTCCGCATCCAGCACGGCGATGCGCTCCAGGCGCTTGCCCGTGTGCCCGACGGCGGGCTGACAATGCTCTACCTCCTCCATCCCGACCCTTGGCCCAAGGCCAAGCACGCCAAGCGCCGGATGATGAACGACGGGCCGGTGCGGATGATCGCCGACAAGCTGAAGCCCGGCGGTGAATTCCGCTTCGGCACCGACCACCCGATTTACCTGCGCCATGCGCTGATGGTGATGCGCCGCTTCACCGACGAGTTCGAATGGCTGGTCGATGGCCGGCAGAGCTGGGAAAACCGCCCGTCGGGCTGGTGCGAGACGCGCTACGAGCACAAGGCGCGCAACACCTACGGCCACGAGGTCTGGTATTTTCGCTTCCGCCGCAGATAG